From the Papaver somniferum cultivar HN1 chromosome 2, ASM357369v1, whole genome shotgun sequence genome, the window TTCTTGCTAGCTACTGCGTCAAGCCATCTAGATATTGGTCATCTTGAACCTCAGACCCCTGCTGAGAAATTCAAAATTGCTGCTTTTGTTCTTGGTGTGTGGCTCTCTGCGGGACTTGCTAAGCTTATTAAGCCAGTCATCAGTCCTATTGAACAACCTGACCGATTCAGCGAGTGGATTGATAGATACTCCTCTGATGAATTCGAGGTATGCTGAAATTTAGATTTCTGAGTTTTCATGTGATTGATTATGTTCTATAACTGGCTTATTAAACTACTGGCTTTTCTGTTCAGGCCTCAACTGAGAAATTGTTTAATTGGCTAAGcaactctttgagaaatgaagaGCCTAAAGTCCTGGGTGGCGTTTATCATCATGCTATGAAGCTCGAAGTATTCTGTGGTTTTCTGATGCTTGCCAAGCTCATCCCTGTATCACTCATGCGTAATCGTCCGGAGGAGCGCCTCGTGCCAATTTATGATTTTAACTTCACATGCACTACTGTGGACTATTTGCAATTTTCAATGCAAAATCCTGATCAAAGGCCACATCCTGGTAACATGTACTCTTCTGATTCAGTTGCCATTCCACTACCTAATACTGGCAGGACACCTCCATGGAATAGAATATCAGTTTCAAATCTTAGGAGGTCAGTTGGAATGGCTGCTGGGCTACATTGGGGAAGCGGGACACCTTCTAATAGTTTATCCATTAGTAGAACTGCACCGTTCAACATTTCAGTAAGAACCAGAATATACTCCAAGCGATTTTACAAGTGCAAGTACTGTGGCTTCCGGATTGCTTCATTAGCTAATATTTCTCTTATAGCACAATTGTTCGGGCAGGATCTTCCTATTCCATCAGTGATGGTCATCCACCCTCCATTGTAAGTAAcgatttgagattttttttttattatcattattttttattctttttgcaGCCGCTTTTTATTTTATACTAAGAACCTGCCTTATTGTTGCAGGACAAGTGTGACTGTGCAACACACTAACGAAATCGAGCAGACACCGGATAGTTTAGCACAAAGGAATAATCTTTTGTGCGGCATGTGTGAGGAACAGATTGGGAAATGCTTTGTCGTTGCTGCAGCTGATCTGGAAATTTGGGTTTTACACCTCCCCTGTGTAAAGCTAGAACCCTTGAGGTATGAACGTCTCATTCCCTGGTATCTGAGTCATCCTGGAAGTTAGTTGATCGTGTCAAGCAGTTATGGAAGACTACGCAAGAGCTGAAGGTTGAGGATGTCAGTATTGCTGTTTCGTCTGGAGTGGTTTGCTTGGTTCTGTGCTGGCGAGATATCAGGAAGAGATTTACTTTCACTTGCTACATGTCTGATAAACTCATTGTACCACCCAAGGCTTCAACAAGCAGTTCCTCAAATCCTTATGAGGTGATTGtgttgataaatgaattttagtGTTATGATGAAGTACTGCACAGTTTCTACCAACTTTACTTGATGAATGTTTTTCTGCTGTGCCTGtaaaatcagttttttttcaACAGTCACCTGACCTAATTATTCTCCATCTTGTAGTTGAACACAAAATCATAATTATGCATGGTGTTAGTCTTCCCTGCGTTAACTTCTGTGGGTTTTATTTTGCATGTGAAGCTTGTCTCCTAACTCGGAAACAAGTAGAACTTTATCCTGAAGGTTCAGGTTCTTGCTTCGTTGAAAGCAGAACCCTGCCACTGAGACATTTATCCCCTTTACCCATTACACTCTTGCCATTTTGCCTAAAGAATGGGCCGTATAGCTTTGATTCCTTTTGCATTATACTTTTCACGCATTTGGTTTGCTTACTTGTTCTAGTTGGATCTTGAATGTTGGCCTTCATTTGAAAGGGTTGGATCGATTGGTGTGGAAATCCTAACAGCTTTATTCCTTTTGCATTATACTTCTTTTCCTTCTCTTGTGTTTAGTCATTACCAGAAGTAAATACTATGTCTTTCAAGCCGAGTTGCAATTGTCACCAGTCTCAgccaaaataaaattcaaattttccGCAGAATAAACTATACCTACTAGTAGGTCTGTAACAATTTTACATATATCATTGATAAATACTAGATTAAACAGTTTTCTAAATAATAACTTGCTAACCcaagaacaaaaaatatataaataaactctaAATTTCAGAATGAAGGGAAATTAACTGATTTCTCTCTAATCCCCACTGATTTGTGACAAAAGAAATGGAAATAAAAGATAATGTTAGTGTAGTTATTTTAGACCTAGCTCAGTAGTCTCATACAAGATTATGGGGGCACGCCCGTAAGTCTCCTAGTCGGGTAGGCGGCTGGCTAAACAGTAGCAAAAGGTGGAAAATTGAGTCTGTTTATATATATCATCACTTTAAGCCTTTAAGGTAACACCAAGTATCAAAAGAGCAAGAGAGAAATGACAAGTGATGCTCCAGATAACATCAAAGAAATAGCATTCTCCGCTGATGATGATGTTGGCTTGATAGCTGTGACGTTGTTAGCACCCACTTTCATGTTCCTGCGTATAATAAACAAAATCACAAATGAGATTGGACTACGGATAAAAATGGAGTGCAGCATCAATGTTATAATCGGATTGGAACATACCCAGATGTGAGATATAAGCAGTTATCATAACCTGGAGAGACAAAATATAGAGGAGTTAACATCCAAACAATCACAAAAGCAGAAAATAAAAGCCTTGCAACAGAATAGGAAATTGAAGAATATCTGCACTGGTTGCTAATTAAAATCAAGCAATCAAAAGATGGAGCTAATATTGTAACAACTAGAGTTTAAAGTTGTGAACTAAATGTCAACTGTAGCGCAACATTCACAGAACAGTTTAGTCTAGTTGAAATGACACacaacttcaaaatttggtgACTCGAGGTACATACAGTGTACCCTAAGATACTAAAGCTACTGGGATTATCGGATCCAGGAAACATGCAATAATCTTTACGCAGAGAAGATATCATAAGCAATTTATATAAGGCATATTGAGTTGAGTTGAGATGAGAAAACCATACTTGGGTTCTTGGTAGTTTTTACCCCTGCACCTCCAAAGCCACAAGCAATATCACTAGCTCCATTCTGCTGATAATAACTGTTGAATGCAAAGGATGCATGAGAGATTGTAGAGTCTGGCTGAAAACAAGGTTGACTAGGTTGAATAGCCGAACAATCCACATTTCCAGAACTACATGCCCAGTCCAAAGCACTCTGCAAGTCTAACTCTGAAGCTGTTGTCGAAGCTATACACCATGTTCCATTTGTACTCGTTGCATTTGCCCCAGCATCCGTGTCTACCGGACCTTTTCCAGTCAAATCTAGAGTATAAATACTAGTCTGATCAGGATAATATAATCCCCAATTTCTCTCGGATTCCATCCCGGGTTTTCTGTTCTCGTTAAACAAAGAAAAGATATACACATCCATTTCTTGTCCAGGTTTTGCAGGAGTTCCCGTGTTATTGATGACATGGCGAATCAAATTGGTGTTGTAGGTCTGAGCATTATCAGGAGTAGCAGCTGTTTCCTTAGCAGCTCCTTTTGAAGGCCACCCTGTCTCGGTAATCATGATTTTTATAGTCCGAAAACTTAAAGCCGATAGTGCAAAGTAAAGAGCATCGACCTGTGCATCAAGCATGTTTGTGTAGATCAAGCCAGTATTTGGATCAATAACTTCCGAGGAAGACTCGAACAACGCATAATCCAGAGAAACATTAGTAGTTGAATCTCTGTAAGCATAGTAAGGATAAATGTCGATCATGAAAGGGGATTGATTTTCTGCAAGAAATTCCaataagggttttaggaagaaggCATGGCTGCTATTAAAAGCTCCAGCCGAGGGTGGGAATGATCGAGATAAGACTCCGAGTGAATGGGTAGTTGATATTTTGATCTTTCTGTGAAGTCCAGCTTTCTTCAAAGCTGCCTGGACATTTTTCATAGCAGGTACAACCAAGGCAGATATATTGCCAGGCATTTCGGTTACTTCGGCACCTACAGTTATGTAAGTGATTTTTGTAGCTGGGTAGTAAGGTAAGATTTGGTTCTTCAACCAGGTATCTGCATTGGACTGAAACTGGGAGAATGGAAGCAAATCTGAATTGGGAATTCCAATCATGAGTTCTACTCCTGAGTTTGCAAAGGCTCTGAGCACCTGAATATTGGCATCATAAATTCTAAGGTacttaatgttttgatttttaacCAGGTCGGCTACTTTATCCGGGGTAGGAAGATCATCGGCATTTCTGCCATAGCAAATTCCAATTGTGCTTGCTCTACAGAGTTCTGAAAAAACAATGAGGTACACCGTTACGATATCTACGCCAAAGTCTAGCGAAATTTGATTAAAAAATAACAACACTACAATGTAAATCAAAgtaaataaaagatagaggatgATTGCACTCAAATTACTGAAATGAACAACAAAAACTGTCACAGGAAGACCTCGATAATAACGAAACAATTACATACAAATGTACAATTTCCATGGAGCTCAGCTATCAAGTAGAGTCACAATTTCCATGCTTAAAATCATTGCAGGGGCAACATCATCAGGTTAGATCATAAATGTAAAGATTTAGtgaataaattttataaaaaaattgtCCCAAACCCCACATTATCTACATATTGTACCATAAGATTAGGGTCACCAACTCACCATACATACAAAGAGTAAAgcagataaattttttttataaaaataatttccAAGTAataattttatcttcttcttctcactTTTTGGAGAATCACTACTTTACTTGATTTCCAAACAAGTTAAAAAATTTGTGGGCACAAATCAATCACTTTATTTTATTCTTCTAATCCAAAAAGGCTACTGTTGAAACTACAGTGTAGAAGAACAATCTCACTGAAGAACACAGCTAAAGACTAAATATCTCCATCTAATTACATAAACCCATCTCTTATTTCAACAGAATGACCAAAGAAATCACAGAAATTTTAAAGATTTGTTAGTTTTAAGAAGAACCCACAAATCTAAAACTTAAAATCTGCCGACAAAAAACTTGAACAGTAAGATCAAATGAGAGAAGAATCTGTAAAATgcaggaaggaagaagaatatacctgctgcagagaagaagaacaaggcaaGTATGAGGAAATGAGAGACCATGACTACTCCTACTCCACCAGCTTCACTACAACTGACTGAACttgaattttgaaaaccctttttttgaCTGAGAAGAGAAGAATCTCTGAGTGTTTCTCTCTCGGAGCTCTCAAGAGACAGTGAGTGAGAGAGAGTGACTAGAGTAGAGTGATGAGAGTGAGAAAAATAAGAGCTTTTAAGTAACTTTTTTTGTACGGATTCTACTAAGCTGCTTGCTTCTGTTGGTGACAGACAGGAAACCGGACTTGAAATGGGTTTAATAATCAAATATATTGTCTCGATTCCAACACTGCTAGGCATGTATGTCTGTCTCAAATCTTGATCAATGTAGCTcttttatttattcatttttatgaacaaattccaaaattttatctttttcCAGAAAGTAGAGTACAAAGTCTGGTACTATACAAAAGAGTATTCAATGTGTAGAGTGTATAGTAATTGTCGAGGTCAGTACACAATCACCAACGGTAAAATGCAACAAGGAAGAAACAAAAAAGGTTGAGGGAgtttcagaaaagtgaaaaagaatcCCTCTGTCTTGGTTTTTTGTGTTTGGAGCTTGTTTGAATCTTTCTCTCCGAGATTTTCTTGATGTTTCGCATATGGCAAATCTACACATTATGGAGACAATAATCATGGCACAGTATGCTGATTTTGTGATGTTTGAAATTCGATCAGTCGTTTTTGGCTTTTTAATGAAGTGGTATCCATTTatctatttcttttttattttacctTTTTTGACGATTAGGATatttcataaaagaattaaaacttATTTCGTCGGAATTTCATTGCTAGTAGAACCATCTAATATGGAGGTAAGGATGTATGAGAAGAGACTTTTCGGATTTTAGATTTATCTACTCAAACTTTGAGCTGAATACAAGGTGGTGGAATACCATCCCAATCAGAAACCGAGACTAAAACTTTTGCAAATTTAGCTAAGAAATATACTACTGCATTTCATGTTCTAGGAACAAAAAGAAGACCCAAAAATtttgaacaaatttttttttactttgtctGCTTATTCCGAAAGAACTTTACTTCGTCGTGATATTTCTGAATTCTTTCCATTTAGATAGTTGAATAAGCTTTCGCAGTCCCCTTCAATACTGAAGTCTTTGATGTTTTTctcttacacaaaattggttaaaaagaccaaaatcaacaattcctgggtgaaaaggacatttagattttgatactgtttagatagacaaaaatgtaaaaatagctaagatgtaaacagtttcatcctacccatttttaaatactttttcttatttttaatttacatcaggatgcatccagtttcatccttgctattttttaagtttaagtcaggatgaatccagtttcaaggaaaatcattcagcaatggcttgctcttcttagagaaagcTTCATTCGCGTTTTGGAGAGCCgtctgtttcagcttcaactcctgggacaacttctcgacttctgcctcatgttgattaatcaaatctgCGGAAGGGCCGTCAGCCGCTTCAGCCTGCAACCTTTGGACCTCAGAAagaccttcacagaaccaggagacgTTGAACTCAAAGCCCACGCACACgtcccggtgaaacttccagcttgagattacatctTCAGAAACAATATGGCCAATCACATTGCACATTTCatgaatcgaagataaagcttcttccacgcgcttgaccagcgcaaatcggctggtgatctttttggatgtggcaatatgtccatacctttcccatatcttggtatacatCGCCTCATACTTAACTGGCACGCTGAAACCTCCAATCAGCACGTGACCTTCATTAGGAGTCAAAAATGGAGGGTCAAAAATGGCGCCTGCAATTAATTCCGCGACCAGCAGGGGTTCCTTGGCGACAATCACACCTGCAGCCATGGGAGCGTTTCCTATCTTCATGGACACAGAAACATCTTCAcgacgatcaatctccatctccagattaccagCGGGTACGGTTTCCACCATTGAAGACACAATTATATCTTCATTGCGGTGAATCTTCATCTCATAATTATTTTCAGAAGCGTACTCCTCTTGTAAACACCACCAATTGAATATTTTTTCGGTATaaataaatagtccaagaggaaaacGTATGGGAGACTCACCGACTCATCTGTGGGCCCACTGGGATTGGAAGAGGACTCGCTGCCCCGCTCTGAAGAACTTCCCCCATCACCGTCAGACTCtgagttttcttcttcatcatcttcctcttcaCTGCTGAGAGGCTCAGCATCGCCGGACTTTTCTTCAGAAGGCATCACCTTTTGGCCACTTGCAAGTCTGGTAAAGGAGTTTATCTTGTTGAGACCCTGAATCAAAAGGGAAGAGATGTTCAGTGGCAACAAATCAGAATATTTATGCAAGATGACCAAATCaggaagaaaatcatacataTTCGCATATTGGAAGAACTAAAAGTCACAAGAGTCGTCGAATCCGACTGAAAACCACCCGCACGGTTTTTAGACCTTCTctcctttttctggggactgTCCGCATACGGGATGGGAGATTTCCGTTTAACCGTAGGAAACtccctcaacaatggatgttccgCTAAAACCGCAGAGGAAGGCTTACCACGGGGATCTTTCATCACGTCATTCACAAACCCATGGAGGGCAAGAAACTCACCCTGCGAGAACATATTGTATTTGGAGGTCGTCGATGGACTTCGTTATGAGAGCAGGAAATGGAGGTTTTTACCCGGTGCAAGAACACTGGCATCAAGAGCAGCTGACAACAATTCTTTCGAAGCCGCCGACTGACGAAGAAATGGgactccttggtcaaaacccatatgccgagcagaCCTGTCAATGTTATAAGGAACCGCCTCATAAGatcccttgaagaaacatggcaCGTGTCCAGGTGTACAGCTTCGCATGAATATGATTTCTCCAACGCTCATATTCTCTCCAGCAGAAAGCAAAGTCATATTTGGGGAAGCAGCGAAAGTGTTCGGCTGAACTATGAACGTATGAACCGGAGCCCAAggacgaaagttaactgcatACGCATTGTCGAGGAAGTCGATGAGATTCGACCCAGATTTTGGACGCTTGTTCAACCAGCGGAGTATCCTGGAATCGCCGTAGGAGTCAGGAAATGAAGTCAGCGGCTTAggagcataatttttgaaatgatCCGACAACCACGTTTGAAGAAAAGTGATGTGGacatacgagtctactttcatatgACCATTATAAGCATACATGTCCACGGTCaagtgatccagatgggtgtacaaagatcCAAGAAATAAGTCGCCAATAGGGAGGAAAAcacctttcgccaatttgatGGCCAGTTTGATGAGCTCCTGTCTTCTCTCCTTCttgccagagccatcatcaagaagatctctggataaccacaaagcAAAAAATGCAGCGACATAGAGTG encodes:
- the LOC113348098 gene encoding uncharacterized protein LOC113348098 is translated as MYNFKQRAVSFWWNFNSDLHKKDFNHCINQWGHFLIAFPQAYDLVLESLEGHEHDDVQATILERRNQIIQQLQCHASFIQECNLDPTEENTHHSLTAKYVKFLLATASSHLDIGHLEPQTPAEKFKIAAFVLGVWLSAGLAKLIKPVISPIEQPDRFSEWIDRYSSDEFEASTEKLFNWLSNSLRNEEPKVLGGVYHHAMKLEVFCGFLMLAKLIPVSLMRNRPEERLVPIYDFNFTCTTVDYLQFSMQNPDQRPHPGNMYSSDSVAIPLPNTGRTPPWNRISVSNLRRSVGMAAGLHWGSGTPSNSLSISRTAPFNISVRTRIYSKRFYKCKYCGFRIASLANISLIAQLFGQDLPIPSVMVIHPPLTSVTVQHTNEIEQTPDSLAQRNNLLCGMCEEQIGKCFVVAAADLEIWVLHLPCVKLEPLRYERLIPWYLSHPGS
- the LOC113348097 gene encoding glucan endo-1,3-beta-glucosidase 13-like, with translation MPSSVGIETIYLIIKPISSPVSCLSPTEASSLVESVQKKLLKSSYFSHSHHSTLVTLSHSLSLESSERETLRDSSLLSQKKGFQNSSSVSCSEAGGVGVVMVSHFLILALFFFSAAELCRASTIGICYGRNADDLPTPDKVADLVKNQNIKYLRIYDANIQVLRAFANSGVELMIGIPNSDLLPFSQFQSNADTWLKNQILPYYPATKITYITVGAEVTEMPGNISALVVPAMKNVQAALKKAGLHRKIKISTTHSLGVLSRSFPPSAGAFNSSHAFFLKPLLEFLAENQSPFMIDIYPYYAYRDSTTNVSLDYALFESSSEVIDPNTGLIYTNMLDAQVDALYFALSALSFRTIKIMITETGWPSKGAAKETAATPDNAQTYNTNLIRHVINNTGTPAKPGQEMDVYIFSLFNENRKPGMESERNWGLYYPDQTSIYTLDLTGKGPVDTDAGANATSTNGTWCIASTTASELDLQSALDWACSSGNVDCSAIQPSQPCFQPDSTISHASFAFNSYYQQNGASDIACGFGGAGVKTTKNPSYDNCLYLTSGNMKVGANNVTAIKPTSSSAENAISLMLSGASLVISLLLF